The Clostridiales bacterium DNA segment CATATTGAATTAGAGGAGGTTTGGTTTGTGAGGGTTATAGCAGGAGAAGCAAAGGGACATAAACTTGTAACATTAAAAGGAGATACAACAAGACCTACAATGGATAAGGTAAAAGGAGCAATTTTTAATATGATAGCACCTTATATGTATGATGCATCAGTGTTAGATTTGTTTGCAGGATCGGGCGCATTAGGGATAGAGGCATTAAGTAGAGGTGCTAAAAATGCAGTTTTTGTGGATAAAAGTAGAAGTAGCGTGGATATAATAAAAAAAAATTTAAATCATACAAAATTAATTGACAAAGCAACTATATTAAACGGTGACGTGGTAGAAATAGTATCTAGAGCGGAATTGGGAAACCCACACTTTGACATAATTTTCATGGATCCACCATATAATAAAAAATTTGCACAAAAAGTCTTAATTTTTTTAGAAAGTAATGGTATACTAAAAGATAGTGGTATAATAATTGTAGAACATTCAAAAGACGATGAATTACCGATGCAAATTGGCAGGCTTAGAATGACTAGGAGCAAGCAGTACGGTATTACAATTATAAGTTTCTACCAATATATTAAAGAAGAGGAGTGAAGGCGGTATGGAAATATTTTCAATACTAGATACAATAGAAGATGTAATACAAAAGAGCACAACAATGCCTTTAACAGGTAAAAATCTTGTTGATAAGGAGGAGATTTTAGAGCTTTTAAATGAAGTAAGGGCAAATCTCCCAAATGACTTAAAAGAAGCAAAAAGAATATTAGACAGAAAAGATATGATTTTAAAAGACGCACAAAAGAAAGCGGATGAGATTTTGTCTAATGTGGATAGAGCTGTTGGTATATACATAAAAGAGCATGATATAACAAAGAAGGCATATAAGCAAGCAAATGATATAGTTGAAAATGCACAAAGAAATGCAAAAGAGATAAGAACTGGTTCAAGAGAGTACGCAGAGGGTATACTAATAAAAATACAGGATATTTTGAAAGATACTATCAACGTAATAGATTCTAATCGTGAGGAGTTAAGAAACTAGAAAGAGAGAAGAGGTCTTTTATGGAGGAAAATAACAACATTAAGGATGAGGCAAAAGAGATTCCAGAAAGCAAAATTTTATTAAGATTAGAAAAAAAACTTGATAATTTAGGACTTAGAATGGAAAAAATGAAGCTTGCAGAATATGTTTCTTATTTAGAGCATCCGAGAAAGCTTATATGGGTTAACTTTATCGGAGGGGTAGCAAAGGGTTTTGGAACTATAGTGGGCTTAACAGTAGTTGCGGCACTAGCAGTTTATTTTTTAAGATTTTTGTTGACGCTTAATTTGCCGCTTATAGGTTCGTATATAGCAGAACTTATAATCTTGATACAAAAAGAACTAGGTAGGGAAGGCATGGGATTATGATAGGAATAGATTTTGATGAGTTATGTAGGCAAGGAATTCATGGAGATAGAGAACTAGGAATTCAGAGATTATTAGAAGCTACAATTGCGATGGAAAATTGGTATTTGTTGTTTGAAAAAGTAACAGATGACAATCCTAAACCTATAATTGGTAAGATTTCTGATAAATTGTGGATGTTTGGTTTTACTGATGTAAGACGGGCTAAAAATTTTTTGAGAGAAGAAGAAATGGACGCAGATATTATAAAAATTACACCAAGTGTCTGTTTGCCATGGTTAAAAAAGTATGAGGCATTTGGTGTAGTGGGAGTAAGATTTAATGAAGGGGCATTAGGTTGGTACGCTAGTATCAGAAATTTAGAGTATATGCAAAGGGAGTTAGGGTGAAAAAAATTATGGTAGAGCTACAAGAGATGACAAAAGAGGAACTTATAGCAGTTATAGATATAAAAAATTTCAAAATAAAAGAATTAGAACAAGAGATAGAATTACTAAAAGAGATTATTAAAACGAAGGCTTTTCCGGATTAGTACATTTGG contains these protein-coding regions:
- the rsmD gene encoding 16S rRNA (guanine(966)-N(2))-methyltransferase RsmD, translated to MRVIAGEAKGHKLVTLKGDTTRPTMDKVKGAIFNMIAPYMYDASVLDLFAGSGALGIEALSRGAKNAVFVDKSRSSVDIIKKNLNHTKLIDKATILNGDVVEIVSRAELGNPHFDIIFMDPPYNKKFAQKVLIFLESNGILKDSGIIIVEHSKDDELPMQIGRLRMTRSKQYGITIISFYQYIKEEE
- a CDS encoding ATPase gives rise to the protein MEIFSILDTIEDVIQKSTTMPLTGKNLVDKEEILELLNEVRANLPNDLKEAKRILDRKDMILKDAQKKADEILSNVDRAVGIYIKEHDITKKAYKQANDIVENAQRNAKEIRTGSREYAEGILIKIQDILKDTINVIDSNREELRN